TTCTACGTCAAATTCCCTTTCTATATTCTAGTACCATAattatgttttcattttcaggtGGAGGAAATTATTACGAAGGAGAGAGATTTGCAGGAAAAACTTATGGCAAAACACTCTACAGTTGTGGACTGTTATGAGAAGAAGTTGGGAGGAAGGGAAATTGAGAATCGGATTGCTTCACATCAGCAGAAAATCACAGCTTTGAGGCAGGAAATTGATGATCTTATGGACGTGATTGATGAGATATGATAGGTGATATGCTCGACATGATAATGTACTCTGGTTTTGACCTTGTTTTACTTTATTTAGATCAGAATTTTGTTAGATGATTGCAAAGGGATTAGTGATACTTCTGTGGATCAGAATTTTGTTGCGGTCTATTATTATCTACAAGTAATAATATTATGATATCTAGAGCTTAAGTAATAAGTATGCTAGAATAAGAATAACGATCGCCTAGAATAAGTATGCTAGAATAAGAATCACGATCACTTAAGTAATAACTAGAGCTTATGATCACCAATTTTATATCCATGTTTATGAAAAAATAGATTGCGAACAATCCGAAATCATCAGTGATAGCCGTGTACTGCAGCACTTTGCTTCGAGTTGTAACTCTTGATACGTTTGACAATGGCGAGTCATTGATTCACCGCCATCTCTCACCATCACCTCTGTCCTTCTCTGTCTTCGTTCTAAATGGAAGCCACCTAACCATATTTCCTCCTTTGTCTTTCCACCATGTCATTTCCCCTCATGTTTCTACCACCAACTCCAGCTATACTTATACTCCAGCATTTTGGTTTAAACTACACACTTGTGCTTAAGCTAGAACAAGCATGTGTTAAAATTGATCTATGCCCTTATGCCCTTGCTGgtcatattaatatatatatatatatatatatatatatatatatatatatatatatatatatattgatttaatGGTTTCAACTAGTATATGACTCAGTCCAAGTATGGAGTAATATTATTTGGGACTTTTCAAGCTGAAAATTATTATCAAATTTTAGCTTGCATTTTTTTTACCAACAGCTACATTAAACCCCATGAAACCCCTGTAACCAAATTGTGGCAAGTTCAAGTACTACATGttcattcaaaaaaaagtaTTACATGTTCGATTCTTTATAACAAAAATCTCGAgttttatgaataaaaaaaaaatcatcactcGAAGAGCTAGCCTTATCATGATGGTTATCTACCTAGCTCGAACAAGATTGACTCTAGTAAAACATAATTGTACCAGGTCAAAAAAATTAACCAAACTTATTATTATGTCTAGCTCCATGATTTGACTTTTGGATGAGTTAACTGACTGACTTTAAGCTTGTACTCATTGGAAACGAGGTCACCTGCATAAGGGACTTTAAAGTTCGTGTCAATTGTGGGTTGAGTTGAGTAACAATACATAGAATGTGACATACCTTAGGTTTGACTGACTGACCGGTGACCCCATATTTATAAGCAAGATTGTTGTTACCTTGATTGTTTTCCCTCTATTTGGATAGTTCAATATATATGAGGAGCGATTTTAAGATAAGATGATCTTTCCTTATCAGTTGAATTTAGGTGACGTCAATTGCATTTGGGCCAACCCGGCCCATATCATGTTTGACCCTGGAGCTGTTCGGTCGGGTCGAGCAGACCGGTCAGTGCAGATTGGGCCAAAGTGGGCTGGATTCATGTAGATTGGGCCAAGAATCTGGTCCATAACACCTGTCATTATTGGGCTTGTCTCTCCTTTGAAATTGGGCTGCAGCCGGCCCATACCCAATGAAAACGGAAAGTCTTcaccagaaaaagaaaaatctgAAGTAAAAGGAACGTGTCTTACTCTAGGTAGGGTTTTATACTTTTATGTAATAATTAAAGTGGGAAGTAAGGATAATTGAGGAGTATCCAAGCTTCTTACGAGTAAGAAAAATGGAAACATCTCTTCGATATGCCGGAGATTCCAAAGCTCTAAGAATCCATGCCAAGGAGAAACTCCGAATCGACACCAACACCTTCTTCCAGGTAATCCATTTTCCCATTTCGTTGAAATCGCGTTATCTTGTTCACTTCTCACACTCTCGTGTTTCTCGTTCCAGGTGCAAGGAGAGCTCGATACGAGATATGGACAACCGAATTCTCTTCGTGCCCTAATCAGACATTTCTACCCAAATGTGAGTGTTAATTTCGTGCTCATTTCGTTCGTTTAatcgatgatgatgatgatgatgtctcTTGTTGATAATATTTATCATTCTTTCTTACAATGTTGTAGTTATCTGCAACCCTTGGCGTTGGAATGAGATATGATAAACATGAAAAGTTACGCTACACTGTAGTTGCTAAGAAGACATTTCCTGTCACAATCAATGGACTTGTCAACTTTAAGATTAAGGGAGGCTGTGATGTTGACAAAGAGTTTAAAGAGGTAGCTAGATGGTGCTGTCATTTGTCTTTCGTTTTTGTGGTTGTTGCACATTGTTGTATACTGGTTTGTATAATCTAAtgttgaatttgtttttttatttatttttgtgcaGAGGAAGTCTAGAGGAGCAGCTGAGTTTTCATGGAGTGTGTTCAATTTTCAGAAGGACCAAGATGTTAGACTTAGAGTCGGCTACGAAATATTTGATCAGGTTTTGGTTGTTTCCTCTCTCATTTTGCAATTTTTGAATATTCTCATCATGCTTACTTTTCCAGTCACATGCCTTTGAATTCAGAACCCTTTTGACCTGAGGAACTCCTTAGGTAACTAACACCTGTGGTGGTATGACATGGCTTCGATCTAACCAATTGTTCTAGATGATCTCAGTTTGTTTTTCTCTCAATTGTGTTCCTTGTCCTAACATGATGGTGTCAGGACTGCTTACGTTTTTAGCTGCTGTTCTTATTGATAGATATTGAGTGTACACATTTGCTTTAGTACCTTGTTTAGATGACAACAGAAattggaaaaattaaaatatgggTAATGAGAAATTATAGGAAAATGAGAAGAATATTATCTTATAGTCTCTTGTGCAGCAAAGCCTGGCAGATCACTAGGGACAGAACCAGAATAATTAGGTAAGGGGGGTGAAAATTTAACGTGTCAAATAAAACTAACAATGACTAACTGGAATATGTAGTGTAAGAAAGTTGctatagaattttttttctcgATTCGGAGCACTTGGTTCTGTCCCTGCAGATCACTAAATGCTGTGGTGTGCACTGTTCATAAGTTGGACGGAAGTTGGAACTCCTACATGTTTGTTGGGGGGAAATTCTGTAGTTAAACGTTGCCAAAGATAGTTATGTGAACCATTTTCCCTTGGTGTTCAAACAAAGGGAAATCATTTCTTGCCCTGATTTTCTTGTCTCATTGTCTATATCCATGTAGGCTGTAGCTATTGTTAGTCTGGTCTGTATCTTGCCTCCGCATCATGCATAAAATCaagtgatttaaatcttaattgaACTGCCCTGAGTATTAATTGTTATGCCCTTACTATGGGGTTATAGATTTTGGCCTGGTAAAAAAGGGTAAGGATATCTATACATGTGTAATACTAGTTTATAACTTTTGGTAAAATCATGTGATGTTTATCCATCACCTGGATTATTTGTGTCAAAGTTTATATAATTAAAACATCTATAAGTTTATAATCATATGTTGTCAGATTCGTATATTTCAAAATGTCTAAATGACGTTAATCTTGATGTATTTCGATGATGTGTTAAATTATTTTGGATTAATGTAATTTCGATTTAATGGTAGTTTGTAGGAATCATCTGATTACAAGTTATTGAATAGTGTAAGACAACTAAAAATCACCTGGGTGTGAGTCGATCCCTCCCCAGTCCCCACTAAAAAAAGTGTCCACAACAATGCATTCTACCAACAAAAAATATGTTCGACCCAACTTGTGTAGTACTAAACTTGAAgtcacttaaaaaaaaaaacttgaagtCATAGGGGTAATTAATACTGCAATTAATAGAGGCCAGTATTTTTGGAGTGGAAATTGTTTGTTTTGGCCTGGATtgaattgtgaattgtgattgCTGGGCTGTTGCAGTTaagttaaaattaaataaattaatggCGAGTCTTCTATTCAAGTTCCATTAATTTATTATTGGTCCAAGTAAGTGTTGGAAAATTGCTATATTCTGTTCCTCATGTTTCATCTGGGCAGCAAACCAATGCTTTTTTGGGAAAAAAAGTTAGCAGAATCTGTGAATCTGCAGTTGATATTGTTGTCAAGTATCTTAATGATCTAGTTCAATGTTCCTTACCTCAATTTTTTCATGCTATAGTTTTATTCATGTTGTCTTTTCTTAATGCTGCATGCCTGCATCTTATCTTATAACTCTTGTTTCAGGTTCCTTATCTGCAGATTAGAGAGAACAATTGGACTTTTAATGCAGATTACAAAGGTAGATGGAATGTGAGATATGACTTGTGAGATGAGCATAAAGCTTCGACAAGTTCTGTTCGTCATTTTTCTGTAGACGTGTTCTGACTCTGTTTCCCATCTCAGCATTTAGCCCCAATCAAAAAAAAGGCCCATtcataatttatatatttggttttgcaTTAGGAACTAAAGCGATGTGCAATACAGATTAAACATTGAATTTGCATatgatttattatttatttactatTTGTATTAAAGTTCTTCAAGGGAGATTTGGGATGTCATTGGCTGGTAATGGATTAATTCACATGCATGGTGAATAAAACTATGTGAAATGCAAATAAAAACTTAAACgcgatataataataataattataatatgttTCTAATTATAGTGGTAATCTTGGGTGTCATGAGAGTCTTGCTTGAGCTTAAGTCAAATTCATGCAGGCACTTTTGGTGTGAGCTGAAGGAAAATTTGGTAACTGCAGTATATTTTATCTGTATAATCTTTTTTTATCTAAAATTAGTTATTTCTAAAACTTTGAAGGATATGATCAATAATAATTTAatgtaatttaaaatataatatccATATTTTGAACTAGGCCCTATTATTTGTTTGCTCTTATCATCTGAGTCAAGTGCGGTCAAATGATTAATAATTGGCACAATAGTTTTTATGCCGTGTCTGATTTGATTACTTCTGCCTTTTTCTTATCAAATTTTTTTAGGTATTTCTTTTGGATTTAGCTCctctccaaaataaaataaaaacatgagaTATGTTATCATGCAATTAATCAAAAATTAATAACAAGTTGTATCTTGCTAAATATGTGAATATAGAAACTGTAATCTCTATTATTATGATTGATAAATATGAGGTACTTTACAAACaatttccacctccaccttatATAAATATGAGGTACTTAAATTACATTCCCCTACTTCTTTAGAGTAACTCAGTAACCAATGTTCACGGAGATTATTGTCATATTTCCATATCTATCATAATTCATTATTAAAATCACCATGTAATAAAGATTACTGTTATTCATTGTTTTTGTACTAATATTTGCGCACGTTTTCATCTAATATGGATAAGACAAATCCTTATCATGGTTATCATCTAATAAAGTAACATGGCCTTTTTAATGAACTTTATTCTAATCAAGGTCACATGCATCCTTAACAACAGGAGTTAATTCTGCTAGTTTCCGTAAGACTATTTTTGCATGGTAAAGTTAGAGTATTTAATACACAATGAAGTACTAGTAGTAGTTATTAAAATTGTCAACTGCCAAGTAAAATAATGCAAGTATACCACTTGCATACCAATATAAATGTTACCTCACTTGGTAAAGAGAAACCAATGCTCCTAAAACTAGTATGTGTTTGATTTATGCTATTAATATGAGGATTATGTCGGCAGATAATCTGTAAATATTTATGTAAGCGATTAAAGATCCCGAAGACATGTCATAATTTGTGATGGTGACCGTAGCCGACACACCCCGAATTGTTTCCTCAttgaaaaaaaagtgatttaaaGAGGGCAATAAGTGCAGTGGTGTAGTAGTTGCATATAGTGCTAGTCCAAAGCTAAACTCACACACACTCTTTTCATTCTTCCCaaaacagaaagaaagaaagaaagaaacaaagccTATCACATGACTCGTCCCTTCAGGTACTTAGGTGAGCACACCTCGTCCTCCACCTCACCTGATTCCGCCGCCACCGTCGACTCCGACTTCGTCGTCATCCTCGCCGCTCTCCTCTGCGCTCTCATCTGCGTCCTCGGCCTGGTCGCCGTCGCCCGCTGCGCCTGTCTCCGGCGCCTACGCCTCTCCTCCACCACCGCTCCGCCTCTTCCACCTCCTCTTCCCGCCGCTGCCAACAAAGGCGTCAAGAAGAAGGTCCTCCGCTCCATCCCGAAGCTCACCGCGACCGCCGAATCCGCGGTGAAATTCTCCGATTGCGCGATCTGTCTGACGGAGTTCGCCGCCGGAGACGAAATCAGAGTGCTGCCTCAGTGCGGCCATGGCTTCCACGTGTCCTGCATCGACGCGTGGCTCAAATCGCATTCTTCGTGCCCTTCCTGCCGACAGATTCTGGTAGCGGCTTCCAGATGCGACAAGTGCGGCGGGATTCCTGCCCCTGCCGCCAGCACCAGCTCCACCACCGCGCCTCCGCCACCGGAATCCGAAGCCAGATTAAAAGTAAGAGAAGACGATGCCAACAGGTTCTTGCCCTAGCTTCAGCTTCTGGAATTCAGTTCATATTAACTCAAAATTAGTGAATCATTTTCCTTGTGTAATCATGTTTATATAATGAAGATTATCAGATTATGTCTGCATGATATAATTAATATCAGTTTCTATTTTGTATAAATTGAAATTCAATGAAATAGTAGTTGATTaatgttagcagcatatagctAGAATCGTAATTAGCAACTGTATTATTGCTTAATCGCACTCTCGAATCGATTAATTAAGCTGAAGCGGCTTGAATTTGGTTGTTAATACGTATGATTAAGCTCTGTTTTTATGAATTGATTTTGCTCTGGCTAGATCGGAGTTCGTTTGATTGCCGATGACATGACCTAGTTGTTATGTGGTTACTGGTTAtggcaccatcatcatcaccatcagattcTGTAAGGTTGAAGATGGAGGAGCAATGAGACACAGTGATGCAGTTTTTCTTTTGTACATGGACTTCAGGGTGTGTGCTCAACTTTTAGGGATAAAGCTTTATGTTGTGACTGTGAGAAAAGGGAAAATCATATTGCTTGTTAGTTGTTCATAATTAGTTTGCAATTTAGTAGCAGTTATTTTTCTGCACTTTGAATGTTTTTGCATCTCAATCTTTCTTTCACATTGTTGCAAGTTTTGTGAAAGTAATGTTAGAGAAATAACATCTAGTCTAAATTCGACTCGACCACCATTGGGCGGTGCTTATGGGGAAGCAGTTGTTGGGAAATCTCTACCTACTTAACATAATTTCTGAGCATCGAATAATTAGTCTAATTATTATCGGGATGTGAAATACCATGAGAAACCAAAATGAGAAAACGAAATGAATCTTGATTTGTTTGACAAAGTAAAAAGGTTTTGCGCTATATAGGCTTAACTGCACTTTTCGTCCCCCACGTTTACCTATTGTGCGATAATGGTCCCCAACAAAAATCATTAGCATAACGCGTCCCCAACGTTTAGCGCGTTTTGCACGTTTGGTCTTCCGTCCATTTCCATCCAAATTTTAACGGAATATTCCGTAAAAAATTtaatcataaaataaaataaaatttatccaTATACATTCATCACCTTCATATGAAAAATCCAGAAACATATATgaatctttatcttcttcatcaccgtgttcatcatattttttttaaccaagAAAAATAAACCATCTTCCTTACATTCTTTATGTTCTTCAACAAACAATTAAATCATATGAAAATCAGGATCAACCCCTCTCCCCAAACTTGGGAAATCTACCCACAAATATAATTAATCCTTTTCAAAACAATAACTAACCCacaaaataaaaacttatgCAATATGGAAGATGGTTTTAACAAATTAGAGGGCGTAACTTGCAACAAAGCAGAGGGGCAATGTATCTATTTCCCCAAATTTGCCTGCCTCAAAAGGCTATCAAAGCTACAGAGGCTGAGAAAACAGCCCCTGGTGCCTTTTACTGTAAATGCTTGCTTAATGCCACAGGAGTAGTTGTGGTTCCTGGTTCTGGTTTCTAGATGAATAAATTTGTTGTCAATTCAACTAGTTGAATGTTGAATGCATGACCTGAAAGGATTTAAGtttctcaaaaaaaataaaacccccaaaatgaagaaaatcaaaagaacaGATCAATTAACTCAAGAACATATCAGAAAAAATGAACTAAAACAACCCAAACCTCTACAATCGAAGCCCTTCCCTCCCCTCCACCATAGAACCCAGCCACCGATTTCCACCATGCTTCTACAGCCCATAAGAACCCACATCAGCCTCAGAGCCACCAAATCAGAAGAAGCCAGATCGGCCTCAGAGAAAAAGAACCCAGGTCGGCCTTAGTGCCACCATGCATAAGAACCCAGAACCTAGATCGGCCTCAGAGCCACCATgcataagaagaagaaagataacAAGACCAGAAGACGAAGGGCGACAGTTTTGGAGCCTGGAACAAAGGGAGCGCGCCCTGGAGAGAGGAGGAGCGAGGTGTGTCGATGTGGGTTTTCGATCGGGCAAGGGCGGCGGGTCCTCATGGAGGTGATTGCAGCGACGCAACTTTTAGGCGATGGTGAAGGCTTGGGTTTCGTGTTACAGAGAGAGATTGAGGGTTCACAATGGTTCAGATCCGTCCAGATCGAACAAAAATGGGGGATTTTGGCTGTGGGTTTTGCAACAATGGGGGTGGGGGTAGTGGTGGTTGTTCACCAGAGGGGTTTGTGGCTTGAGTTGATTTGGTGTTCTCtaagttttgatttgttttgattttgataataGTTTTGCCGTGTTTGGTGAATTTGATGCTAAAGAAGAGGGAGAGAGGTGAGgatgaaggttgaagatgaagatgatgattattattcaattatgtcttttcttgtttttattttaatttttttttttccagaaatcCGTTAAAATTTGGATGGAAATGGAcggaagaccaaaagtgcaaaacgCGCTAAACGTTGGGGACGCGTTATGCTAATGATTTTTGTTGGGGACCATTATCGCACAATAGGTAAATGTGGGGGACGAAAAGTGCAGTTAAGCCCGCTATATACAAGAGGTTAGGTAGTCAGTAAATGATTCTGTGATACTAATTACTATGACAGTCAGTAATTATATTGTTGGAAGAATTAGTGGTGAGGGAATCAGGAATCTTCTTCCAAATGGGTGAGGTGGCCCTGTCCTATGAGAGAATAAAGGTCATATACGACGTCGTAAAGGGGTGGACGAGGGTGGAGCATTAAAGCAAGCTGGAAAGAAATGTGGGATACGTGGGACCCATCAAAATTTAATTGGTTAGCAGCCGCATGACTAGTAGTCTATGAGTGTGAGTATGACTATGTCAATGTGCCGTGTGCCCGCAGAGGAATGCCCACTAACTTGTAACAGAAATGGTTGACAAATCAACAGGAATGAATTATGATCATTTCATACTGAGATTATTCAACACTAAGTAAATTTTTTACAGTTAAGGTCTTAAGGAACTTCATTGAATAAACTTAAAGAAAGGTAGGCACACCAGCTATTAGAAGAGACGTACAATTAATATATGAGTATGAGGAAAACTGTTAATGAATGACATCTTAATCTTTTATCATGTGTTAATGGTCTAAAGATAAATCATTAAGAAATGTATGTAAGTTTGAAGGTCCGGAAACTTGATATAATGGTTATTTCATTTTCCTACGTACTCTTGCGCTATTTATATATGCCCATACCATACACACTTGATGTATATATATGTCAACTACTCACATGCAAACAAGCCATTCTTGTTTGTTTATCTAGATATAGAAAATGTTAGTAGTACTTAATAGACCTTTTCATACAATTATTCAACATGTTATTTTAtggttaaataagttttactaaataaaaaataactcaaATTCCTCTTGAATTTGGAAAAATGTTATTCTTAAGAGCAGTGGTAACAATATAGTTGCGATTATGTAATTTTGCGTTCATTGATTTCAGTTGTACATGAAATTAATTTCTTGTAAAAACATAAGGTAACATTGTTTATATTAGATCCACAAAgtgaatatatttaatttgcTCCTCCCTAAACCTCCCGCATAGCGCAAAGGTTTGTCCTTTATATTTGTTTAACTAAATCAAATTTCAACAATTgtcataaataaattatatataaggatatataatatataatgacAAAGGTTGACCtttaattaattgtaaaatCAACATCCTCAGACACCTAATGGGAATAGTATAGTAGATAAGTTGTTTTTAATATTTGCTCCACTACACACCTTTTTATCATGTGGGATTAATTTTATGCATGGCACATTGGCACAATATTGACATAGGAGTCAAATTATAGTGATCTTACATGGATGAGCAGAGGTCAAAGTTTGTTTCCTGAATCTAGAGGACCTCTTTCACAAATGAATTAGGCATCCACCTTGGGCGGCTGATAATGGAGACAAAATTCAATTGCACATGAGAAGAAGTTTTTGAGTGCTAGTGTGCTTGGTACCTTGAGCTCTTCCAAACCAAACACTTCATGACAATGATAGGTAGGTGTCATGGTCAGTTGACCTTTCAATTGCTAATAGAAAAAATGGCATTGCTCATCTCCCAAATGTTCAAAACACTAATGATAGAGCTGTCATGGTCAATTGACTTCCAATTGCAATCAAATTGAGCCACAAATTATGTAAGTGCCATATATGGTGAGTGCCAACATACCATTAATTATAACCCAGTCAATATATATGTTTATCCCACGTATAAATTTAACCTTCCATCTTCACACCACTTCACTATTTTTCTGGTGGTATCTTGTAATAGGCGATGGTAGGTTCAAAATTCAATGAGAATTTTTATCAACATGACCAATTTTGATTTTGCAATGTAATCTCTTATGGGATGAGTCCGGCCAAATAACTCAGAAGAGTTTGATTAGGGGGAACAATGGAGCTTCTGATCAGCACGAAACTTCTCCACGCTCTATACTGTTAAGTCACGACGGGGACCAACAATGACACTACTATGACGCTCAAGTTAAAATTGGGGAAGAAGCAGGAAGCAAGTGATGAGAATGTATGTGCACCTTATCTAATGCGAGATCCGCCGTTTATAGGATTAGATATTGAAGACACTGAGGTAGGGGGTCTGCATGATGGGTACGAGGTAAAACTAAGGAGGAGAGTCGTTGGATATTCTAACACACCATTTGATCGAATGTGTGGGGGTGTGGTTGCATTGTAGCAGACTAGCAGGGACTATGAGCATTGCGCGCGCTCCTTGATTAGAGGGTCGCTCACTTGGGATGAGATGTGTTGGATGAAGACACGTCAAGTTCTGCCCTCGGTCGAGGCTAGGGACTACATGGAGGCAATCCATTTGAGATGGATACAAGCGGTTTTGGTGAATGCAGGTAGCAGGTGGgtgtaattaatttaattctttaaggaatcaaagtCGTCCTCATCAAAATTTAATGATGGTAACCATAA
This is a stretch of genomic DNA from Lotus japonicus ecotype B-129 chromosome 1, LjGifu_v1.2. It encodes these proteins:
- the LOC130729171 gene encoding RING-H2 finger protein ATL80, translating into MTRPFRYLGEHTSSSTSPDSAATVDSDFVVILAALLCALICVLGLVAVARCACLRRLRLSSTTAPPLPPPLPAAANKGVKKKVLRSIPKLTATAESAVKFSDCAICLTEFAAGDEIRVLPQCGHGFHVSCIDAWLKSHSSCPSCRQILVAASRCDKCGGIPAPAASTSSTTAPPPPESEARLKVREDDANRSEFV
- the LOC130729170 gene encoding outer envelope pore protein 21, chloroplastic-like; the protein is METSLRYAGDSKALRIHAKEKLRIDTNTFFQVQGELDTRYGQPNSLRALIRHFYPNLSATLGVGMRYDKHEKLRYTVVAKKTFPVTINGLVNFKIKGGCDVDKEFKERKSRGAAEFSWSVFNFQKDQDVRLRVGYEIFDQVPYLQIRENNWTFNADYKGRWNVRYDL